A portion of the Drosophila gunungcola strain Sukarami unplaced genomic scaffold, Dgunungcola_SK_2 000068F, whole genome shotgun sequence genome contains these proteins:
- the LOC128264382 gene encoding uncharacterized protein LOC128264382, translating into MLSDVARIFDPLGVLSPVVVQFKILFQELWLLDLGWDTELPPKIAEWWNKCRNDLNALQELRMPRFIDNKENHIELHGFSDSSIKAYSAVAYSRLVRANGTVSVSLIAGKTTVATLKQQSLPRLELCGALLLSRLISSIKNALQHKDIVIHAKLKTFVANQTTEILDTIPRNAWHHVNTKENPADCATRGMLAAELIHFDLWWMGPPWLQDQEKLEVKLSCLKICSSISENHGKEEVKITALTTHEVISLSPIEALAQRASSRTKMVRIVAYSLRFIQEIKEAQKCFKNDYNLLMENKPLQSSSQLIKLSPIISKDGLLRVGGRLDNSQLPADVKHPILLPKSHSITRMILEHEHASNLNPGKLGLWRTQPHK; encoded by the exons ATGCTGTCTGACGTGGCACGCATCTTTGACCCGCTGGGTGTCCTATCGCCAGTGGTGGTAcaattcaaaatattgtttcaaGAATTGTGGCTTCTTGATCTCGGCTGGGATACGGAACTTCCTCCAAAAATCGCTGAATGGTGGAACAAATGCCGTAACGACTTGAATGCACTACAAGAGCTACGTATGCCAAGATTTATTGACAACAAGGAAAATCACATCGAACTGCACGGATTTTCGGATTCTTCTATCAAGGCGTATTCGGCAGTTGCCTACAGCAGATTAGTACGCGCGAATGGTACTGTTTCTGTGTCACTCATAGCAGGAAAAACCACAGTTGCTACTCTGAAGCAGCAATCACTACCGCGCCTCGAGCTGTGTGGAGCTCTGCTACTTAGTCGACTAATTTCTTCAATCAAAAATGCTCTACAACACAAGGACATCGTCATACATGCGAAGCTTAAAACATTTGTGGCAAACCAAACGACAGAAATACTCGATACTATACCTCGCAATGCCTGGCATCATGTAAATACTAAGGAAAACCCTGCCGATTGCGCCACGCGAGGCATGCTGGCTGCAGAACTCATTCATTTCGACCTGTGGTGGATGGGTCCTCCATGGCTGCAAGATCAAGAAAAACTCGAGGTAAAGTTGAGCTGCCTAAAGATCTGTTCTTCTATTTCAGAAAACCATGGTAAAGAAGAGGTGAAGATCACCGCACTGACTACTCATGAGGTCATCTCATTGTCACCGATCGAAGCACTGGCTCAGCGGGCCTCATCCCGGACAAAAATGGTTCGCATTGTAGCTTACTCCCTACGCTTCATCCAAGAGATCAAGG AGGCTCAGAAATGCTTCAAGAACGACTACAATCTACTGATGGAGAACAAGCCACTTCAGAGCAGCTCCCAGCTCATCAAGCTTTCACCGATCATTAGCAAGGATGGCCTTCTTCGAGTTGGTGGACGACTGGACAATTCACAATTACCAGCTGATGTCAAACACCCAATTTTGCTTCCCAAATCGCACAGCATTACAAGGATGATTTTGGAACACGAACATGCGTCAAATCTGAACCCTGGAAAATTGGGTCTTTGGCGCACGCAACCTCATAAGTAA